The following are encoded together in the Girardinichthys multiradiatus isolate DD_20200921_A chromosome X, DD_fGirMul_XY1, whole genome shotgun sequence genome:
- the LOC124862407 gene encoding septin-9-like isoform X9 — MSEAVVPDAVVPPAVGSLYGEKAGGAVVDFSYVGIDAILEQMRRKAMKQGFELNIMVVGQSGLGKSTLMNTLFKSKVSRKSVLGTGQEKIPKTIEIKSISHDIEEKGVRMKLTVIDTPGFGDQINNENCWQPIMKFINDQYEAYLQEEININRKKRIPDSRVHCCIYFIPPTGHCLRPLDVEFMRRLSKVVNIVPVIAKADTLTLEERDFFKKKIREELRANGIDVYPQKEFDEDAEDRMINEKIREMIPFAVVGSDQEYQVNGRRLLGRKTKWGTIEVENIAHCEFAYLRDLLIRTHMQNIKDITSSIHYEMYRVRRLNENNTAVAHANGIPEHHLTTREM, encoded by the exons ATGTCTGAGGCGGTGGTGCCTGACGCTGTGGTACCCCCAGCAGTGGGCAGCCTGTATGGGGAGAAGGCTGGTGGAGCTGTGGTGGACTTCAGCTATGTGGGCATTGATGCCATTCTAGAGCAGATGAGGAGAAAAGCCATGAAGCAGGGCTTCGAACTTAACATCATGGTTGTAG GACAGAGTGGCCTTGGAAAGTCGACTCTGATGAACACCCTGTTCAAGTCTAAAGTCAGCCGGAAGTCTGTACTGGGCACAGGCCAGGAGAAGATCCCAAAAACAATTGAAATTAAGTCCATTAGTCATG ACATTGAGGAGAAAGGAGTGAGAATGAAGTTGACTGTCATTGACACGCCAGGATTTGGAGACCAAATTAACAATGAGAACTG CTGGCAGCCCATCATGAAGTTTATTAACGACCAGTACGAAGCGTACCTGCAGGAGGAAATCAACATCAACAGGAAGAAAAGGATTCCAGACTCCAGAGTCCACTGCTGCATATACTTCATCCCCCCGACTGGTCACTG TCTGCGGCCTCTTGACGTAGAGTTCATGAGGCGTCTCAGCAAAGTGGTCAACATCGTCCCGGTCATTGCTAAGGCAGATACTCTCACGCTGGAGGAGAGAGACTTCTTCAAAAAGAAG ATCAGGGAAGAGCTCCGAGCCAATGGGATCGATGTGTACCCTCAGAAGGAATTTGATGAGGATGCAGAGGACAGAATGATTAATGAAAAGATCAGA GAGATGATCCCTTTTGCAGTAGTGGGCAGCGATCAGGAGTACCAAGTGAACGGCAGAAGGTTGCTGGGGAGGAAGACCAAGTGGGGCACTATTGAAG TGGAGAACATCGCCCACTGTGAGTTTGCCTACTTACGAGACCTTCTTATTAG gacccacatgcagaacattAAGGACATCACCAGCAGCATCCACTACGAAATGTACCGCGTGAGGCGCCTCAATGAGAACAACACTGCGGTGGCTCATGCCAACGGCATCCCCGAACATCACCTGACCACCCGCGAGATGTAG